The bacterium genome contains the following window.
TAGCTTTATTGAGAAGGCGCTACCGGATTGAAGCAGGAAGATTCTTGATGGGTCTGGTATTCACAGCATTGCCTCGATATAGGGCCTCATAACGGCTTCGACTCTGCATATTCTGGCATACTTTAGAAGCTCACCAATATCGAATGGTTTCCTTGCCTTATAAAGCTTCAGTGCCTCCAAAACAGCGTCCATTCCAAGCCTGTTTTTGAACCTGAAGCAATCCGCCAGTGTTTTCTCTGGGCCGTATACCCGAACCCTAACATCATCCACTTTATGCTCCTGAATCCCCTGAGTGAGGGTATCGCCAGAGAAGCGATGAACAGTGATAGGCGGATAGTCCAGTCGCGGCGTTTCAGCACCTTTTTCGAGTGCTATGGAAATGGTGTGAGGAATCTGCGTTGTAATGTCATGGAAGGCCAGAGCCGAAACAAGACAGATAACTGCCCTTGGAATGCGTGCTGCTACAGTCACAATATCAATGTTGGATACTGGCTGCTGATCTGCCAGGCGATATACGCCGCGCGA
Protein-coding sequences here:
- a CDS encoding type IV toxin-antitoxin system AbiEi family antitoxin domain-containing protein, translated to MKKRGPTASAREDAKRLVREKSGIIRTAEAIQAGIHPRTLYELRDAGELVQISRGVYRLADQQPVSNIDIVTVAARIPRAVICLVSALAFHDITTQIPHTISIALEKGAETPRLDYPPITVHRFSGDTLTQGIQEHKVDDVRVRVYGPEKTLADCFRFKNRLGMDAVLEALKLYKARKPFDIGELLKYARICRVEAVMRPYIEAML